The genomic segment acggtatataagagtggtgaggattttattttgtcgacgcaaccgcaggataaattgaagacaattaaattaataagagcaagacattttaaatatgcccgtgtcggtcacgaattcatcactttgcacaatagaaaaatatatattcgttgttatattatttgttgtaaaagtcgactctttcaacaggtggcataatcgcggcgatgaatatgtatttctaatttactgctaaactttatatgtatattcattgtatgaaatgaattattctctacacttaacatgattttatataaatatttgagatttttctaacggcgataacgagttggcaagattgcaaaaatacatattaaaattaaatacatcaggcagtttatctcgtacttttcggtcgcagattgccgtggaccgaatagtaatgtttttttttgacgtaagaagaagcaaccgcgagttatgttggacacattaaattaatatataaagatattttagaatctcgtagttgtcatggattgaatattttacgtaacagaatgatcattatacgctgacaagacggctcttttaacgagtgcggaatcgcggtgggtgttacaggcggcaatgggaatttccgatttcgaaaatcctggctgcgcgctggcagtggtggtcatctattctctactaatttatttctaactccaaacacaacaatatgttacacataataacaatatggttcacataaatttatatacaaatatactggtaggtagtagaatactcaaggcttaaatattagaatttttaaaggcatgatggattttcgattgttgttgcctgtattgccaataaatttaattactctcagaaaatatacacaattatctgaatacaagtagtatttttgtcaatagactcgactattatcgtaatatcatgatactaatgatagaaagcgtcagacaactccttggctatcttttcatatggtcatttgtacaaagtgaataattttaataaactgactgtgtcacaagttgctattattttttattaatagctatgacctatcaattactttgtgtaatgtgtacatatactgttggtctgtggcttcgatctgatatttctattgatgcttatttcctaatttactgggttttgatcaactaaaacaaaaatgtgttattttcgattttagaatgtattcggaattccagattcgaaaacattattttagaatgtattcggaatagtttagtattcggaaatggccatccctgattgTTGCAAAACTTGCAAGTGAGTTCCGTTTAATAAATTTACCTAAAGTAATTTTTGCCAAATCGTTGTTTTGTCGTGATTTATGCACGGCGGACATTTTAATAGGTCAATTTAGTAAAGAATCCAGTCATATGCATGCTCAATAATATTTATCGTGCGACTATATACGATGTGGAATATACAAACGCTATCCAAACATTATCGGCTATGATCGGTGAATATTCGGATCTAAAGTTAGGATAAGAGAAAATAAAACGAGACATTTCAGTATAAAAACAACTTGAAAGTGCCGCACCAGAAATCCTACGATCATCATTATCACCGCCACTCGCGACGTGGATTGAACATCTGGCATTTTCGCAACGACGTAAAGCGTGTTTTGTCTTCGCGCACGCAATTTTCGCTCGAGTTGTtgcgtaaatataaaaatatataatcagcGATAAATAACAAGAATCATTGTTGCAAAACTTGCAAGTGAGTTCCGTTTAATGAATTAAACTAAAGTAATTTTTGCCAAATCTGTGTTTTGTCGTGATTTATGCACGGCGGACATTTTAATAGGTCAATTTAGTAAAGAATCCAGTCATATGCATGCTCAATAATATTTATCGTGCGACTATATACGATGTGGAATATACAAACGCTATCCAAACATTATCGGCTATGATCGGTGAATATTCGGATCTAAAGTTAGGATAAGAGAAAATAAAACGAGACATTTCAGTATAAAAACAACTTGAAAGTGCCGCACCAGAAATCCTACAATCATCATTATCACCGCCACTCGCGACGTGGATTGAACATCTGGCATTTTCGCAACGACGTAAAGCGTGTTTTGTCTTCGCGCACGCAATTTTCGCTCGAGTTGCGGTGACGCATGGAGGTGATTccccatccgaagttagatgTTTAGTGGTGTAGTGAAAAATGAGACAATTAAGACAGAAAAAATGATCCGATTGGCGACAAAATTAAATGCATGTGCAGAGAATTGcatcaatgtaatatattccaaatttgacGCGAATTGGACAACAAACGGCAGAGATATTGATTGAAGTATAGTGaaaccatccgaagttagccggttttacggtactgttttaacaatgttggccacgtcaatgtatcgattaggctacagacctgctcacgtgtgattagtgttttccctgataattgcttttatgagtgtctgcacaccgaatttgccgccatggttttgcgtttgtttgtatattaaaccacttatcaccttttccgcaatgcccaatctagcaatcagtaTAGTTTTCGTGGCTTGGcttttcttaaagctttcatggcttcatgagtatgactatcgtcgccaatttatcacattccactccccacattatctatgcatgaggttgtaggtatgggtcattatcaacgtaattgttgaaagtactgaagtacaacagcccgaaagtttaacACTATCGTGTTTTTTGTTTGtcaagtttggcccaagcctcctTTAATTGGGCTtatgtttttgtgtgcgtgctggtgggcaggcacatgagatacttctcatgttttaaacttttttataggtattgcttgccctccagaattctccatttttaatttatgtttgttatggagttcgaaataaactatctatctaaatacagtttgtttttcGCCAAAcctaaataacaatttttattgaattgtatacCAATCGAAATCCCATGGGGTGGGATGAGACAAAAAAATATGTCCGATGGTCGATGGACAAGCCTGGTTTTTGGGTAGTATGGATCAAatgtgcatgaaatgtaaaacttgTACGGTACTTGAAGACTTGtcataatttaatgttgatactgtaataaaatcaatattttatttcaatgcgCCGTGATTTGTATCAATTAAAGTGATTGTGTCGGGAGTTTGAAAACAAGAAGTTATATTTCTTATCATTATTCTCTCCATTTCAGGACTATGGAGGTTTCCTAAACTGCTTTCAACTCAGCCTGGAGCacatatcaaaaaaaatttgattgaaatgaataaagttgCTGGACACGGACTCTACTCTAGTCTTGGGTATGAAAGATGTTTTATATCAAGATTTCTAACTCTTGTTTTCACTCTGTGTTTGTATCATTCCAAGACAAACACTTGAAACTAAATAATTGatgcaatgaaaacaaaataagatTTAAATGGTTTAAAGTAAATTTGTCCAAAATGTCCTGGCTGAAACAACTAAATCAATCGGATCAATAACCTTGCAATTAATGTGAATTTCTTTCCCTTCTCCTGTTTTAGGTTCTGTACTGTTATTGCCAAACTTTACTTTCCCTATTCTAATCTATCATAGTTGGGTCTGATTCAGGATATTGAAATCTTGAATATGAAAACCTTGCATTCATATACTTTTTTGGGGTGCTATCATATTATTGGCCCACCAGTGAGCTAATCCTAAGTAAGGATTAGTTAGATGAGGCAATAGCAAGACATTACACACTGCGGTAATGGACTGGTTTGAACTTCTAGATCAGCCCTAATCAGCCTAGTATCAAGCGAATGTTTCATGGGTGCTTGTCTATTGTCTTGCTTAGAGTTCCCAAATAAAAACCTTGATcaaatcaaaagtttttgcaTTCAGCATGAAATAAATTGCAGGTACTCTTCTAGtatgttctggtgtccgccatcttggttcgcatactacaggaatACCAAATTGCACTGTAAATAAATTGCATAAAATCTCATGTGGtaaataaatttgcatttttaatttcaaggtAGCAAGAATATATTGCGATCCGATCTCTCCAAcatgaaaacaataaattgcGACAAAATTTTACCGATCACCAGAACGCATTGGAACTTATCATGGCCAAGTACCGACAACAGATGATGAAGTTTATCGAGCACCAAAagtatcaacatttttttaaatcccAGGGTTAGGAAAGttaattgttttattaattttttttcaaaggtTTAAAATACCATGTATCTAAGGCAAATAAGAACAACttgttaactaatcccatattaTGTAATGCTGATATGTAAATTAGCTTtaatataccgtatatgctcgttttaccacccgatcttgattaagggcccatttgaatagccgcccgtgtgatcagaacataaaaataaataagggccggtgcttgaatacccgcccgatgtaaaagctgatttttcagtggtaaagAACGATAGGAAATAAGAAGAAGTTCTGGcttttaagcgctggtagataacactcacgcctcggtcgtccaattacataacagatagcattaaTTACGTAACActgtggttctcaaactgggcgtcgcgtcgtttcaatattgataaggCGTCGCaaatcttttcttcttttgcggatttgtacctggggtgcgtagaaaaagtgcctgaataagggccggtttgaataagggcacggttagtgagtttggttaaaaaaatatgggcccgggctataaaacaagcaaatacgGTATTCTTATTGTTGTGCACGAGTCATACTCCAGCTGTTTTCTACACTTCAAGTAGTTTTTAATGTCATAGCTAATCAAATCAGtgttatagtaataataaagagTTCCGCACCAAATTCAGAAAAGTCCACCTTGGTTGGGAAAAGAAGCTCCATagtattttgaattgttttaaacTTCTCAGGGCTCTGGATACACAATAGGTAACTAATGATTTTCAATCTTATTTTCTGGTTAGACTcttaagaatattttaaatgcaCAGATCATAAAAGTATTGTCCACGTCAGTAATGCTGAATGCGTcatatcagaaatattttaaattaaaaaggaGTGTTTATGTGGGCTGCACTGCAACAATCAAACTTATCAATGCTTTCTAAAATACACTTCCAAGTGATTTAATTTCATCTATTATCCCAGGATCATGACAGTGCTGCTGAAAGTCTTGTCGAACAAGCTTCAACTCTCAAGAAAGAGATGGAAGCGAGAAACACATATCAAGAAAATTTAATTGAACTGAACAAAGTTGCTGGACACAGACCGAGGTCTACTTTAGTCTTAGGTATGACAAATTTTTACAAGAACCAGTACTAGCTTTGTTCATTTTGTAACGcaatatttattctattatCTTTATCTGTATGATATTTTCGGGCATAATTgttcgtttttttatttttaccgaaCACTGGAGCCCGACCCACCAAACCATTCAGTggggcccttgtcaacactcaaatttccccatcaagcataaagcccttgtcaacactcaaatttccccatcaagcataaagtCCGGATCTAACAGTTATGTTACAAAAAGCTGCTCATGTGgttaaaaatacatgttttcatttttttgactTGTGTCTTTATTATTGGAACGCTGAGCAACAGTCGTATTCTTTTGTCTTTCTCGCAttgattttttgtgtggcccggcTAACTGTATGAAGTTGGTCATATGGCCAACCGAAAAAAAATGTGGCACACCCCCTTGCTTTAGaataatagtaaataaaataataaaatgtaaatctCAAACAAAGTTATGTTTGCCAAATTCCCATTTCTGCCTTCAAGGTATTCAGCAAGAAAATAATGCAATTCGGTCCCTACAACATGAGAACGATGAATTGCGACAAAGTTTGACCGAACACCAGAACGCATTGGAACTTATCATGACCAAGTACAGACAGCAGATGATGAAGTTTACTAAGCACCAAAAGTATGTTGATCTTGTCAATTCATTTCATAATCTCAGGGAGAAGTAAGTCTAttgttttactataaaatggCTGTATTATTACTAATAAACATTTAATTGAAGTTTCAGTCTTTCAGAATACCTTATGGTTCTAATACGAACAATCCTATTTCCCGTAGAAATGGCAAATTAAGGTATTTATCCTAGGCTTTTGGCCAGTTCAGTGCAGCGGCTCcaaaagtttacattcaaatgcGACAGTCTATATAATATATGTCCAGGGTGTCCATggagtccctttacaatttcaattttgttatgaggtCAGTTCtcttaaccattttttttttaaatcggtaattgtttaagtattgttacttcatttaattcatctgtgagggccgaacaatatatggtatcgataaatttctttccaattttaaaaaattttacgactttatggacaccctatatattgtttgaataatatCGAATACTTGTACTTGTATTTAgaacaaaatatactttttattaGGTTTAACATTATTATCAGACCTGCTACACTTCAAATTTACTATGTTTTGCAAGTATTAGTGTTAAGTATTGTACTGGGGTACCTTGAGCATATGGAATGTTCCAATGGGGTTCCACCCCACCgaaaaggttaagaaccagtGGATTAGGCATATTGGAGCGACAATTCTAAAAGCCAAGAAGAACACATTATAGCatggggtgtgcaacctttaatacaggaggtcCAGGTAGAAATAACTCGGCGAAACCTGTTACGGCATTGTAAAGTCGTACCTGGCATGTATAAACTAGACTCAGGTATTGGCTTCGCAACGCacagggattggaattactcacacGTACCAAGttgaatttaattgaaaactgatttcGCGGTTcgtacaccattcaaaattggcactcttgtgggccgcatttggcccatgGGCCAGTCGCGGGTTGCGCACATCTGCATTatagtatttgtaaattaatattaaaaattaagaGCTGTATAGCTGAATAATATTCACAAAGAATAATTATGAAGTTTTACttggattcaaatatttccacAAAATCAATGAACCATGGCTTGAGAGcatttttagatttatttatatcttTCGTTTTCAGCATCCAGATCACTGAAAACACTTATCAAGCAGAAAAACAATATCAAGAAGAGAATATGAAACTCATTGATAAGGTATTGAGACCAAGTTTATTCTAACCCTCAATTATGTCGTAGTGCTTTACTGCTTGGTTACCCCACAATTTCAGTTACCCTGGCCCGCATTCCTGGTCCCACATTTCAGTTTATCACAAATTTGATTCTGGGGATTGGTTTTGATGTAAAAGAACATGTTATTAGTCCCATAGCTAAATTCATTAGGTATTGCCTGCCAAAAATCCCCTAATTGCTGTAAATATATGCACGATTAACCCTCTAACCACCACAAAATTGTGGCATGGCAAATTTTGTGAGTAACCTTGCGTAACATTGAGCATTTTTTGTATAATCTTAGAGTAGAAacagtgtgtaccaatatggaggtaactaattttgttcgcctattttacatcaagtcgtgtaaagggactgaaatctatgggcagggagtatattcacttggctaacacagacagtcctcgtaatagaactaaaataaggaaaatcggaattatGACCCAACTCgtacctggtacacacactacaggattTCTGAAATAGGCATCTTGATTAATCAAGTTCAGTTTATTGTATATTTGCCACTGATATCAAACAGTATGTGATGGGCTACTATTGTTTGAAGAACTGGAATCTTTCTTACTTGTCAATCTTGTCATTAGTAATGCTGGAGGTTTGACAATAATTATTCAAGCAAAATAATTCAGCCACCTGGTGGCGCTGAAGGTTCaagttatttcaaaacaaaaaaggtTGCAGTTTTATCTTAAAAGACATTGATTATCTTTCCATGTTTCAGATCCATGAGATGGCTGCTGTGATGAGGCATTCTGCGGATGTTGATGATGAGCAATATCTCAGAGATTACGACGAATTATCCCGATTGCAAACAGAAAATGACATTTTAAGAGAAATGCTGATGATATCCAAGAGTTCATTTGGATCAAGACTTATAACCACTGAACAGCAAGATTCTGGAAAGACTGAAAAACCAGAGAATGAACCTGAAATGGTGCTCACTGACGATACTACTAGTGATAAGACAGTTATACATGAGGGGGAATCACCCTAAGACTACTCCCAACAATCAgtcaaataattatattacaATAGGGAGGAAGTTTATGTTCCTTTATCTTGTTATTCCTTGTGTTTCTATCAAAACTCAGTATTGAGAAAATATCTGGTTCATACAAAGTACTCAGCACAAGGCTGTAGACCAGTTTTCCCAAACTGGAGTCTGCGGACCCCCGGGGGttcgtgatgactgcacaggggtcCGTAACTATATGAAATGAGTCTGATTAATCTTTATTGATTTACTTCAACCTAAAAGGCAAAggcaataaaaattttattgccttttgCAATGCAACGACCAGCatgtgtgaggcagcattttcaaTTCTTGCCAATATGATGCCAAAATATGGGCCGACACTTGTGTAATAGAGTCGAGCCTACGCGTTTGCTCGCCACAAATTGCTCTCCgataattgataaattgtgcaaCTCATCCATCATAATACTGTCGTTTGTGTTGTTCATCCTCCCTTGCTAGTAAGGCATAAAAATTGATATGGCTTAGcgcaggggtctccaactcgaaacatgtcgcgggccactttttgaaatttataaaaccaagaaattaggtacaaaaatgGTTATCTGAACGTATtgtgttgaaattacacttgaatcttatagcaaacgagacatgaaacatattcattcaATTGTGCTGGTTATTTGGTCtcgatgtttggccttattttgcgttggtgTTCTAGTCTTAAGACAACATGCAAATGCTCGTACGTTAGTCGTGTGCGGAGGGCTGACTTGCTGTCGATAACTGCCAAAAATCGCAGGTATGCAAAGTGAGTGTGCAATTAGCTTTGCGAACCTTTCTTCGGGCACAATGGACTGACCGAAACTCGTTTATTTCGTCACAAAGAACATGCGAAATGAAATTATCGCATTTATAATTGCATTATAACAATATAATGAACGTGGACAACTGGGGAATTTTGCTTCACTTTTACAGTCTGTCGGACCGGACTCTTGATGATAAATGACACGATAAAACCTACTAGAAGTTGACATCGTACTAATTTAGTTTTTTTGTGGAAAAGTCCCAACCAtgacgcgggccgcaaaaaatggCTGGCGGCccgcgtgttggagacccctggCTTAGCGTGAGGGTccgtcaaaaataaatttacaaacggCTTCGCTAtttcaaaagtttgggaaacactgctgtAGGCAAGTAACTCTAGTAACAACATGAAAAATCGGGAGAGAATATATGTTCCTTCATCTCACTGTAAAACTTTGTGTTTTAGttgaagtgaaaaaaaagttATTCGTGGACTCCGCACTAGACATGCAACACGCAAAAAAGTCATTGGCACTCAAATAAGGGGGAATCCTCATGATGCTTGCTTTTTTAAAAAGAATCAACccccaaaaaattcaaaagtcaaaaaattaGGGAGATGATATATCTTTCTTTTGTCTTTCTTACTGTTATCGCCAGTGTTTGCTTGAGCACAGTATTGAGAAACTATATCTAATTCATTTGAAGTACTTTACTCAAGGCTTTtgaccagtggttttcaaccgggTTCCAACTGTCAGTGCAGTCTCTAGTGTTCATCATGTTTGCATTTAAATTGGACAGTCTATAATACtatatttgtattgtttttatataacTGGAAACATGGGTAATGATATGATGAAGGTATTTCGTGAGAGACTTTCATGTGCTCTGCATCAAATTgctttttcacatttttaatcGGCATAATTCACAGGTGTCCCTTAAGCTTTGGAAATGTTTGTTGGGGTTCCGCTCCTATATAAAGGTTgaaaaaccactgctctaaacaaTGAAGTCAAAGCACAGTGATCTAAATTCTTTTGCGCCTTGATTGGCATAGtcaattttgcttattttatacAAGTTTTAAGTCCCTCTTGTAGTAAAGCCTATTTGACTTGTTGCAAAATGGAGAAGATGAAAATTgggttattattatatttagaaattttattcaaaagtttcCAAACGTCCGTTAAAAACAAGCCCATTTAAgatgaaatgcaattttttgaaacattcaaATATCGACTAAAAATACTCTATTTTCGATAATTTAAATTCTTAATTTTCGGATTGTTATCGAGTAATTTAGATTATCAAAATGTTATATAGAGCTACCATCCAGTGGTATGGCCTAAACGGCCTatgtttaatttttgaaaatgatataTGAATGGAGAATCTATTGAATTATTGTTCAGATTAACTTTCTTGCATTTTTCGAATCCAGACGAATTGAATATATATCGACTTCTATGTGTTTTGTTAAACATGAGCCTATTCAGAACATTAAACtattatgttttaaaaattccCAATTTCCATTTAACATAGCCCAGcttttgagtgagtgcatgGTCAATTGACTAATCTTCTTTCAACATAGTGTCCCTAACATTTGGGTAAGTTCTTGTGGCGTGATTTTCAACCCAAACTGATCCCACATTGGTTTCATGCATCGCACTATTAGTCGCCGATCTTGGGTAGTATTGGAGGCTtgagtcatattttcaaatccGATGATCCGAATTCAAGATTTTTGTAAAAGCCCGTTAAATCGCAAGGTGTTTTGTTTGAGTCCTAGATGATTTATCAATTTGATTTTTGTTATCGTCAGTCAGATCAATGTgtctcaaaattttgttatcagGGGTCTGTTTTTTGTCAACACTGGAGCAGTTTTTCAAATGAATTATTAAACTGAATAGAACATTTATAAGGAAAGAGAAATATTTGCACATTTGTGACATGCTGTTTTAGCATGTTGAGGGGGTTGATGAGAACAGGTAAAATTGCTCAGGCAAAATACAAATACCACAGGAGtctcttggctagtccccgaactcatattgaaaaaatgaggaaaattgggaTCAAATTATGgtctagccctaacctggtacacacacatactacgttccggtgtccgccatcttggttcacatacttttggagcgtcTACAACTGGGCCACATCACAGCCCCCAGGCGGTAATAAATTGGTTTCTAGGACttgggaaaataaaaaattagctGTCTCCCATCTTAAACTTGAGTGGTGGATTCATGCAAAAAAAATAATCTCAGCACGAtaatcaattttgcaaaatgagacattatataatattgatttgaatcaaaaactcttgaatacaaatttaaaaagtaaagtaaaaaaagggtataatatatatgaagtatataaaatattttacttgaatAATAACTCAGTggtattttttctttaaatagtTTGTATATACGGCATTGGCTTGACTGcataaattgttataaaaaatattaacacaTTCGTTTATACTAAATTTGTTTGAGAACACATAGAATACACTTGAGCACATAGCTAATTAATTTTGATGTGCAAAAGTATACGAAGTCACATATTTccattgaattattttgatggAACTTTTGGTTCGTATATTGTCAGATGGTTTGGTTgcgtaattataaaaataatatataaaaatgctATTGTATGGAATATTGATTGATATATACAGCGGTGGTTGAGAATTAGGCGATCAGAACAATTGTATAGATCTATTGGAATGTGGTGTCATTGACCTACGGAATAAGTATACAATAGGccataataaaagtaatatattgAAATGTGGTGTCATTGACTTACGGAATAAGTATACAAtaggccataatattatataataaaagtaatatattaaaatgcatAAGGACGACATTGAGAGTTATACATACTtagattaataatatatttagttgTGATTAACAATCAGTACCCAgggcagaaatataaaatttaaacttATCCATGAGCTCAATAACACAGGGTTGGATTGgacatttttcaaatcaaatcaagacttgaataattaatttttggttGAAGTACGCCCCAATTGGCATTCAGGTATAACCTGCCACAAATTATCAGAACAGTTTTGTAGTGTACGGACTGACACAAAAATGCCAGTTAattcaacatattttaatttatggaGAGTTTCGCTGATTGATTCtactaaatataatataacGACAATGCAACCATCCCAAATAGCCtaatgcaggggtcggcaaactacggcccacaGGCCAAATGCAAATGTTGCCACAacaacatcatccttcacaaTGATACTAAGTAAACAATGTTTTGTGgagtaatatattaaaaaacttCACATACACTTCTTATTGTCGCAGGCTTTTAACGGAGCATAAGAAAGCAAATGCACCATAATTTTATGTTTAATGAGGCAATTATAATTAAGGCAGAAACATTGCGGCCCccacgctaccggaaatgtgtatatttggcctgcaagtacataaagtttgccgaccactggcctaATGTTATGAACTTGAATATGTTGGCATCGCATATTAAAGCATTGAAGTCATATGCCCACTACCTCACCCAGAGTGTTGTATACGGAGCTAAACAGGAATGTTTCAAGTTCTTTCGTGGAATATAGAAGTTCCATGTTCATGATTGAATGCTTGTTCAGAGTACCTACCGTTCAGGGCAATTATAGCcacaaaaattattaaaaaatgccccaaaaataataattaattgttacGCTTTAGCTGCCTAAGCCGTTCGATGATATGCCCATACGGAAACGGACAAAtacattttctcaaaatattcgCATTTTCATCTTATGAAATAATTGATTAAGATCTTTGATATGGTTTTGATGAAGGCGAGTTCAACATCTCAGTTCAGTATTCTATGCAGTGGAATCGTGTTGCCGGAAATCTTTGCCGGAAactcattcattttattttcttacTTTCCGTGGCTTTATCTGAGAGAGACAAAAGAATTAATACA from the Styela clava chromosome 5, kaStyClav1.hap1.2, whole genome shotgun sequence genome contains:
- the LOC120344644 gene encoding FGFR1 oncogene partner 2 homolog isoform X2, with translation MEARNTYQENLIELNKVAGHRPRSTLVLGIQQENNAIRSLQHENDELRQSLTEHQNALELIMTKYRQQMMKFTKHQNIQITENTYQAEKQYQEENMKLIDKIHEMAAVMRHSADVDDEQYLRDYDELSRLQTENDILREMLMISKSSFGSRLITTEQQDSGKTEKPENEPEMVLTDDTTSDKTVIHEGESP
- the LOC120344644 gene encoding FGFR1 oncogene partner 2 homolog isoform X1; this encodes MKLVIWPTEKKCGTPPCFRIIVNKIIKCKSQTKLCLPNSHFCLQGIQQENNAIRSLQHENDELRQSLTEHQNALELIMTKYRQQMMKFTKHQNIQITENTYQAEKQYQEENMKLIDKIHEMAAVMRHSADVDDEQYLRDYDELSRLQTENDILREMLMISKSSFGSRLITTEQQDSGKTEKPENEPEMVLTDDTTSDKTVIHEGESP